CTCGCTGGGCGTGGGCTACGAAAACATCGATCTGGCCGCTGCGGCCGAGCGCGGGATCGTCGTGACCCATGGTCCGGGCGCGAACGCGGTATCGGTGGCGGACCATGCCATGGCCCTGCTGCTGGGCGCGGCGCGGCGCCTGCCGCAAGCGGATGCGTCGGTGCGCCAGGGCCATTGGAGCGGCTTCATGGGACCGCAGGTCACCGGCAAGCGGCTGGGGATCCTGGGCCTGGGCACCATCGGATTGGAAATCGCGCGGCGCGGCGCCAACGGCTTCGGCATGAGCGTGGGCTATTACAGCCGCAGCGTTCGCCCGGAATCGGGCTATGCCTACTTCGACAGCCCGCGCGCGCTGGCTGCGGCATCGGATTTCCTGGTGGTGGCGACGCCGGGCGGATCGGACACGCGCCACCTGGTGGACGCGCAGGTATTGGAAGCGCTGGGGCCGGAAGGCTATCTGGTGAACATCGCGCGCGGCAGCGTGGTCGACACGCAGGCACTGATCGCGGCCTTGGCCGAGCGCCGCATTGCGGGCGCGGGCCTGGACGTGGTGGATGGCGAGCCCGACGTACCCAAGGCACTGATCGAGCTCGACAATGTGGTGTTGACCCCGCACAACGCGGGGCGCTCGCCGGAAGCGGTGCATGCCACCGTGGCGCTGTTCCTGGACAACGCCACGGCGCACTTCGGCGGCAGGCCGGTGCTGACCCCGGTGCGCCGGGGCTAGCAAGCCAAGGCTAGTGCGAGAACATGACCGGCACGGTCATGCTCTTCAGGATGGACGCCGTCGCCCCGCCCAGCGCCCACTGGCGCAGCTTGCTGTGGCCATAGGCGCCCATGACGATCAGGTCCGCGCTATGGTCGGCGGCGGCGTTCAGGATGGTGCTGCCCACGCCTACGCCCTTGATGTCGCGGCGCACATGCTCGGGCGCCGGCATGCCCTGCGCCACGCAATAGGTGGCCAGGTCCTCGAACGGCGCTTCATGCTTGGGGCTGGCGGCGCCTTCGTCCATGGTCAGCACGACCATGTGCGAGGCCAGGCGCAATATCGGTGCCGCATCGGCCAGCGCGCGGGCGGCTTCGCGGCTGCCGTCCCAGCAGCACAGCACGCGGTCGCCGATGACCGGGAATTCGCCGCTGGACGGAATCGCCAGCACCGGCCGGCCCGCCGTCAGCAGGGTCTGTTCGACGAACTCGATCTCGTGCGCGGCCTCGACGTCCTCGCGGTTTTCCTGGCTGACCACGATCAGGTCGGTGGTGCGGCCCAGCAGCGCCACGGTCTCGCTGGGCGAGGAGGTACCCGCGCGCATGAATGCGGGCACGTCCGCTTCGGCCGCGGCCTCCAGAAAGGCGGTTTCCACCGCGTCGCGGCTTTGCGCCTGCAACTCCTTGATGATGCCCAGCGAACGCGACATGAGCACGGACTCGCCGTAGTAATACTGCGGCGGCGCGGCGTTGGCGTAGATGCCGACCAGCTCGGCCTTGTGCCGCTTGGCCAGGGCCAGGGCAGCTTCAATGCGGCGTTTGCAGTCGAATCCGTGGTCCAGGTGGACGGAAATGCGGCGGTACATGAAGGCCTCCTTGTTTAAGCGTGCCATGTGCATATGGTTACGCTTTCCGGCCTTCTCGCCCTTGATGCGCGTCAAGCCCGCGGCAGTTCGCCGGGGCGAGCGCAAACGGCAGGCTATGGCGCGGGGGGAGTCCGTTCCACGCGTTCGCGCAATTGGCGCAATTGGCGCGCCTGTTGCGCGATGCGGTCCAGCGGGGCTGCCAGTTCCGGATAGCCCGCGGCCACCGCAGGCGGCACGGCCAGTTGGCGGTCGCTTGCGCGGGGTGCGGGCTGCTGCGGATGCAGCGCATGCGCCAGGGCCGGACCGTACTCGGAGAGCGCTTGGGCGGCGGGCGATCCGGCGGGCGGGGCCGGCTGCAGCTCCAGCACCGTACCCGCCGCCGTGACGCGGCGCATGGCGTTGAGCAGGTTTTCCGCCGTACCGACATTGCGGTCGCGATGCACCGGATTCTGCTGCAGCCGCTGCAAGGACGCCTGCGCATTGTCGGCGGAAAGGCAGGCCATGCGGCGCAGCGCCACCAGGTCCTGCCCATCGCCGGCATCGCCGCTCTTGGCCCGCAACAGGGCGCGCGCATAGGCGGCGTGACGCTCCAGCGCCAGGCTGAGGGCGCCGGCCAGTTGCCGCGGCTCCTTTTCGGGCCAGACCAGAAAGCCCACCAGCAGGGCCAGGACGCCGCCCAGCACGCTGTTGAACGCGCGCAGGGCCGCGAGCATCGGCTCCTGGATCTCGGGCTGCTGGATGTGGGTGACCAGCACAAACTGCGAAGTCAGGAAGAACGTGAACAGCGCGTAATGAATCGTGCGCGCGGCGAAAGTGCCCAGCGCGATGGGCAGGACCGCCAGGGC
The sequence above is drawn from the Achromobacter xylosoxidans genome and encodes:
- a CDS encoding 2-hydroxyacid dehydrogenase, encoding MTIPLLVLIESVQDYLPEIEARGFRAIFAPTADSRAQAIRDHGPEIRIVLTRGATGLYAQEMAAMPKLEIACSLGVGYENIDLAAAAERGIVVTHGPGANAVSVADHAMALLLGAARRLPQADASVRQGHWSGFMGPQVTGKRLGILGLGTIGLEIARRGANGFGMSVGYYSRSVRPESGYAYFDSPRALAAASDFLVVATPGGSDTRHLVDAQVLEALGPEGYLVNIARGSVVDTQALIAALAERRIAGAGLDVVDGEPDVPKALIELDNVVLTPHNAGRSPEAVHATVALFLDNATAHFGGRPVLTPVRRG
- a CDS encoding universal stress protein, whose product is MYRRISVHLDHGFDCKRRIEAALALAKRHKAELVGIYANAAPPQYYYGESVLMSRSLGIIKELQAQSRDAVETAFLEAAAEADVPAFMRAGTSSPSETVALLGRTTDLIVVSQENREDVEAAHEIEFVEQTLLTAGRPVLAIPSSGEFPVIGDRVLCCWDGSREAARALADAAPILRLASHMVVLTMDEGAASPKHEAPFEDLATYCVAQGMPAPEHVRRDIKGVGVGSTILNAAADHSADLIVMGAYGHSKLRQWALGGATASILKSMTVPVMFSH